The following are encoded in a window of Scophthalmus maximus strain ysfricsl-2021 chromosome 2, ASM2237912v1, whole genome shotgun sequence genomic DNA:
- the hexb gene encoding beta-hexosaminidase subunit beta isoform X2 — MLASLKFAALSLALGVCLGLRRDPAAHDAAPVLRASKYGALWPLPRQVHTSEASLKLTGSGFTFVDAKESTAGPSCSLLQDAYRRYYEYMFGLAKGQGPGQSSSSSRRRSGAGELTELQVWITSPDSECDGYPGVTSDESYELSVDQPFAVLKAPKVWGALHGLETFSQLVYEDEYGARSVNSTTISDSPRFPHRGILLDTSRHFLPIKVILANLETMAMNKFNVFHWHIVDDPSFPYLSRTFPQLSQKGAYHPYTHVYTPADVKMVIEFARLRGIRVVPEFDTPGHTQSWGKGQTDLLTPCFSGSKPSGSFGPVNPIVNTTYDFMSQFFKEISTVFPDAYVHLGGDEVDFTCWKSNPDITKFMAEQGFGQDYSKLESFYIQKLLDIVTTTKKGYMIWQEVFDNGVKLKPDTVVHVWIGGGSSEEMSKVTAAGYQTILSAPWYLDYISYAQDWQKYYKAEPHNFNGTDAQKKLVIGGEACLWGEYVDATNLTPRLWPRASAVAERLWSAKDVTDINDAYYRLSMHRCRMVERGIPAEPLYPSYCRHEYKGI; from the exons ATGCTCGCGTCCCTGAAGTTCGCCGCGCTCTCGCTGGCCCTCGGCGTCTGCCTGGGGCTGCGGCGCGACCCCGCCGCCCACGACGCTGCGCCCGTCCTCCGGGCGTCCAAGTACGGGGCCCTGTGGCCCCTGCCGCGGCAAGTGCACACCTCGGAGGCTTCGCTCAAGCTGACGGGCTCCGGCTTCACATTTGTCGACGCCAAGGAGTCCACCGCCGGGCCCAGCTGCAGCCTCCTGCAGGACGCGTACAGGAG GTATTACGAGTACATGTTCGGCCTCGCCAAAGGGCAGGGGCCGGgccaaagcagcagcagcagcaggaggaggagcggcgccGGCGAGCTGACGGAGCTGCAGGTGTGGATCACGTCGCCCGACTCCGAGTGTGACGGCTACCCCGGTGTCACGTCGGACGAGTCGT ATGAACTGTCAGTGGACCAGCCATTCGCTGTCCTGAAGGCACCAAAGGTCTGGGGAGCCCTGCATG GTTTGGAAACGTTCAGCCAGTTGGTGTATGAAGATGAATATGGAGCC AGAAGCGTTAATTCCACAACGATTAGTGACTCCCCCAGATTTCCACACAGGGGCATCTTACTGGACACCTCTCGGCATTTCCTGCCCATCAAAGTCATCTTGGCTAATCTG GAAACGATGGCGATGAACAAATTTAACGTTTTCCACTGGCACATTGTGGACGATCCATCCTTCCCGTACCTGAGCCGAACGTTCCCACAGCTGAGCCAGAAG GGAGCCTACcacccatacacacacgtgtatacACCGGCTGATGTGAAGATGGTGATTGAATTTGCCCGCCTGAGGGGCATCCGTGTCGTCCCAGAGTTCGACACTccaggacacacacagtcatgggGCAAAG GCCAAACAGACCTGCTCACACCCTGTTTCTCTGGCTCCAAACCCTCTGGCTCCTTCGGACCAGTGAACCCCATCGTGAACACCACGTATGACTTCATGAGCCAGTTCTTCAAGGAGATCAGCACTGTGTTCCCCGATGCCTACGTTCACCTTGGGGGGGATGAGGTGGACTTCACCTGCTG GAAGTCCAACCCGGACATTACAAAGTTCATGGCTGAGCAAGGCTTTGGACAAGACTACAGCAAACTGGAATCATTCTACATCCAAAA ACTCTTGGATATCGTCACCACTACCAAAAAGGGCTATATGATCTGGCAGGAGGTCTTTGACAATGGCGTTAAG CTAAAGCCAGATACAGTAGTGCATGTGTGGATCGGCGGCGGGTCGTCTGAGGAGATGAGCAAGGTGACAGCAGCAGGATACCAAACCATCCTCTCCGCCCCATGGTACTTAGATTATATTAGCTACGCACAGGACTGGCAGAAGTACTACAAGGCCGAGCCACACAACTTCAACG gaacTGATGCGCAGAAGAAACTTGTGATTGGTGGAGAAGCCTGCTTGTGGGGAGAATATGTGGATGCCACCAACCTGACACCCAGACTCTG GCCTCGTGCCAGTGCTGTGGCCGAACGGCTGTGGAGCGCCAAGGACGTGACGGATATCAACGACGCCTACTACAGACTATCCATGCACCGCTGTCGTATGGTGGA GCGCGGGATCCCAGCTGAGCCATTGTATCCCAGCTACTGTCGTCATGAGTACAAAGGTAtctga
- the hexb gene encoding beta-hexosaminidase subunit beta isoform X1, with product MLASLKFAALSLALGVCLGLRRDPAAHDAAPVLRASKYGALWPLPRQVHTSEASLKLTGSGFTFVDAKESTAGPSCSLLQDAYRRYYEYMFGLAKGQGPGQSSSSSRRRSGAGELTELQVWITSPDSECDGYPGVTSDESYELSVDQPFAVLKAPKVWGALHGLETFSQLVYEDEYGARSVNSTTISDSPRFPHRGILLDTSRHFLPIKVILANLETMAMNKFNVFHWHIVDDPSFPYLSRTFPQLSQKGAYHPYTHVYTPADVKMVIEFARLRGIRVVPEFDTPGHTQSWGKGQTDLLTPCFSGSKPSGSFGPVNPIVNTTYDFMSQFFKEISTVFPDAYVHLGGDEVDFTCWKSNPDITKFMAEQGFGQDYSKLESFYIQKLLDIVTTTKKGYMIWQEVFDNGVKLKPDTLIHVWKGNKQQYQDEMAHVTSSGYQTLLSTPWYLNRISYGQDWLGFYRADPQDFKGTDAQKKLVIGGEACLWGEYVDATNLTPRLWPRASAVAERLWSAKDVTDINDAYYRLSMHRCRMVERGIPAEPLYPSYCRHEYKGI from the exons ATGCTCGCGTCCCTGAAGTTCGCCGCGCTCTCGCTGGCCCTCGGCGTCTGCCTGGGGCTGCGGCGCGACCCCGCCGCCCACGACGCTGCGCCCGTCCTCCGGGCGTCCAAGTACGGGGCCCTGTGGCCCCTGCCGCGGCAAGTGCACACCTCGGAGGCTTCGCTCAAGCTGACGGGCTCCGGCTTCACATTTGTCGACGCCAAGGAGTCCACCGCCGGGCCCAGCTGCAGCCTCCTGCAGGACGCGTACAGGAG GTATTACGAGTACATGTTCGGCCTCGCCAAAGGGCAGGGGCCGGgccaaagcagcagcagcagcaggaggaggagcggcgccGGCGAGCTGACGGAGCTGCAGGTGTGGATCACGTCGCCCGACTCCGAGTGTGACGGCTACCCCGGTGTCACGTCGGACGAGTCGT ATGAACTGTCAGTGGACCAGCCATTCGCTGTCCTGAAGGCACCAAAGGTCTGGGGAGCCCTGCATG GTTTGGAAACGTTCAGCCAGTTGGTGTATGAAGATGAATATGGAGCC AGAAGCGTTAATTCCACAACGATTAGTGACTCCCCCAGATTTCCACACAGGGGCATCTTACTGGACACCTCTCGGCATTTCCTGCCCATCAAAGTCATCTTGGCTAATCTG GAAACGATGGCGATGAACAAATTTAACGTTTTCCACTGGCACATTGTGGACGATCCATCCTTCCCGTACCTGAGCCGAACGTTCCCACAGCTGAGCCAGAAG GGAGCCTACcacccatacacacacgtgtatacACCGGCTGATGTGAAGATGGTGATTGAATTTGCCCGCCTGAGGGGCATCCGTGTCGTCCCAGAGTTCGACACTccaggacacacacagtcatgggGCAAAG GCCAAACAGACCTGCTCACACCCTGTTTCTCTGGCTCCAAACCCTCTGGCTCCTTCGGACCAGTGAACCCCATCGTGAACACCACGTATGACTTCATGAGCCAGTTCTTCAAGGAGATCAGCACTGTGTTCCCCGATGCCTACGTTCACCTTGGGGGGGATGAGGTGGACTTCACCTGCTG GAAGTCCAACCCGGACATTACAAAGTTCATGGCTGAGCAAGGCTTTGGACAAGACTACAGCAAACTGGAATCATTCTACATCCAAAA ACTCTTGGATATCGTCACCACTACCAAAAAGGGCTATATGATCTGGCAGGAGGTCTTTGACAATGGCGTTAAG CTGAAACCAGACACACTTATCCACGTTTGGAAAGGAAACAAGCAACAATACCAGGATGAGATGGCACATGTTACATCGTCAGGGTACCAGACCCTGCTGTCCACTCCCTGGTACCTGAACCGTATCTCCTACGGCCAGGACTGGCTGGGCTTTTACAGGGCTGACCCGCAAGATTTCAAGG gaacTGATGCGCAGAAGAAACTTGTGATTGGTGGAGAAGCCTGCTTGTGGGGAGAATATGTGGATGCCACCAACCTGACACCCAGACTCTG GCCTCGTGCCAGTGCTGTGGCCGAACGGCTGTGGAGCGCCAAGGACGTGACGGATATCAACGACGCCTACTACAGACTATCCATGCACCGCTGTCGTATGGTGGA GCGCGGGATCCCAGCTGAGCCATTGTATCCCAGCTACTGTCGTCATGAGTACAAAGGTAtctga
- the gfm2 gene encoding ribosome-releasing factor 2, mitochondrial, translated as MPGHFARVRMVWARYLLTAGLQSCRCRVRYHVKRHYGFIPDDVKSLRALVNPDISKIRNIGIMAHIDAGKTTTTERMLYYSGYTRALGDVDDGDTVTDFMAQERERGITIQSAAVTFDWRSHRINLIDTPGHVDFTLEVERALRVLDGAVAVFDASAGVEAQTLTVWRQAEKHHIPCVCFLNKMDKPAANLSFSIESIRQKLKANPVLLQIPVGSGKNFTGVVDLLTNQKLIWKIKSMGDDGRMFESKPLDQSDEPELMQEVNEARAALIEQVADLDDEFAELLLTDFSDNFDAVPPVKLQEAVRRLTLARKGVPVLCGSSLRNKGVQPLLDAIIAYLPAPNERHHDLVRWYKDDLCALAFKVLHDKQRGPLVFLRIYSGTLKPQTAVHNINRNSIERMSRLLVPFADQNVEIPSMTAGNIALTVGLKQTVTGDTIVSSKASAAAAALRAHSDNGAGEKRGDHATVLLSGVEVPDPVFFCTIEPPTMAKQADLENALNCLQREDPSLKVRVDPDSGQTVLCGMGELHIEIIHDRIRREYGIETDLGPLQVAYRETVLHEASTADTLDRTFGERRHVVTVELGVRPVDSASGSCDFAFTEEVEGKLSQEMKDAVENGVQSSYLQGPLLGYPLLGVTTLIHSVNIEPGTSPAMVSACVSRCMDKALRLAGGQVLEPVMSLEVTVEEEQLGSVLGDLAQRRGTVRDIQSRHDNKVLLATVPLAEMMGYSTILRTITSGNATFSLELDTYKAMNPQDQNTLLKRVAGLL; from the exons ATGCCAGGACATTTCGCACGTGTCAGGATGGTCTGG GCAAGGTATTTATTAACTGCAGGGCTCCAGAGCTGCAGATGCAGAGTGAGATATCATGTAAAGAGACATTATGGCTTTATTCCAG atgatgtcaAATCATTGCGCGCTCTGGTCAACCCTGATATATCCAA GATCCGAAACATTGGCATTATGGCCCACATCGACGCAGGAAAGACGACAACCACAGAGAGGATGCTTTATTACTCCGGCTACACACGGGCACTGGGAG ACGTAGACGACGGGGACACAGTCACAGATTTTATGGCCCAAGAGAGGGAGCGTGGCATTACCATACAGTCGGCAGCAGTCACGTTTGATTGGAGAAGTCATAGAATAAACCTTATAGACACCCCAG GTCATGTTGACTTCACTCTTGAGGTGGAGCGCGCACTTCGTGTCCTCGATGGGGCCGTTGCAGTTTTTGATGCCTCTGCCGGTGTTGAG GCTCAGACTCTGACTGTGTGGAGACAAGCGGAGAAGCACCACATtccctgtgtttgtttcctgaATAAGATGGATAAACCTGCAGCCAA CTTGAGTTTTTCCATCGAGAGCATAAGACAGAAGCTGAAAGCCAACCCAGTCCTACTGCAG ATTCCTGTTGGCAGTGGCAAGAACTTCACAGGTGTGGTTGACCTGTTAACCAACCAGAAGCTGATATGGAAAATTAAATCAATGGGAGATGATGGACGGATGTTCGAAAGCAAACCCTTGGACCAGTCTGACGAGCCAGAACTCATGCAGGAGGTCAATGAGGCCAGGGCTGCTTTAATTGAACAG GTTGCTGATCTGGATGATGAGTTTGCTGAACTGTTGTTAACTGATTTTAGTGACAATTTTGATGCGGTTCCTCCTGTCAAA CTACAAGAGGCTGTGCGGCGCCTGACTCTGGCCCGTAAAGGCGTCCCAGTGCTCTGTGGGAGCTCTTTGAGGAACAAAGGTGTCCAACCTCTTTTGGATGCCATCATCGCCTACCTGCCTGCCCCCAATGAACGGCACCATGACCTGGT GCGGTGGTACAAAGATGACTTGTGTGCTCTGGCCTTCAAGGTTCTCCACGACAAGCAGCGCGGTCCTCTGGTGTTTCTTAGGATTTACTCTGGTACTCTGAAACCACAGACGGCCGTCCACAACATCAACAGGAACAGCAT TGAGAGGATGAGCAGGCTACTTGTGCCATTTGCAGATCAGAATGTAGAAATTCCCTCCATGACGGCTGGAAACATCGCCCTGACTGTCGGACTGAAGCAG ACAGTCACAGGGGACACCATTGTTTCATCCAAGGCTtcggcagcagctgcagccctcCGAGCTCACAGTGACAATGGCGCGGGGGAGAAGCGTGGGGACCATGCAACTGTGCTGCTTTCAGGCGTGGAGGTCCCCGATCCCGTTTTCTTCTGCACTATAGAACCGCCCACCATGGCCAAACAGGCTG ATCTTGAGAATGCCCTTAATTGCCTCCAGAGAGAAGACCCCAGCCTTAAAGTGAGGGTTGACCCCGATTCTGGCCAG ACGGTTTTGTGTGGGATGGGAGAGCTGCACATCGAGATCATCCACGATCGAATCAGAAGAGAGTATGGCATTGAGACTGACCTTGGCCCACTACAGGTGGCTTACCGAGAGACTGTTCTCCACGAGGCCTCGACTGCAG ATACACTGGACCGGACCTTTGGGGAAAGAAGACATGTTGTGACAGTGGAGCTGGGTGTCAGACCTGTGGACTCCGCAAGTGGTTCATGTGACTTTGCGTTCACAGAGGAAGTTGAGGGGAAACTATCACAAGAAATGAAGGATGCAGTGGAAAACGGAGTGCAGAGTTCATATCTTCAAG GTCCATTGCTAGGATATCCTTTACTCGGCGTAACTACACTGATCCATAGTGTCAACATTGAACCGGGAACGTCTCCCGCCATGGTGTCTGCCTGCGTTTCCCGCTGTATGGACAAG gccCTGAGGCTGGCAGGAGGTCAGGTCCTGGAGCCAGTGATGTCACTGGAGGTGACAGTCGAGGAGGAACAACTTGGCTCTGTGCTTGGGGACTTGGCCCAAAGACGAGGTACAGTCAGAGACATCCAGAGTCGTCATGACAACAAGGTGCTGCTAGCAACCGTGCCCTTGGCAGAAATGATG GGCTATTCCACCATCCTGCGAACAATAACGTCCGGCAACGCCACTTTCTCCCTTGAACTGGACACCTACAAGGCCATGAACCCCCAGGACCAGAACACCCTTCTTAAAAGAGTGGCGGGCCTGTTGTGA
- the nsa2 gene encoding ribosome biogenesis protein NSA2 homolog, which produces MPQNEHIELHRKRHGYRLDHHERKRKKESREAHERSHKARKLIGLKAKLYHKQRHAEKIQMKKTIKMHEQRKTKQKNDDKTPEGAVPAYLLDREGQSRAKVLSNMIKQKRKEKAGKWEVPLPKVRAQGETEVLKVIKTGKRQKKAWKRMVTKVCFVGDGFTRKPPKYERFIRPMGLRFKKAHVTHPELKATFCLPILGVKKNPSSPLYTALGVITKGTVVEVNVSELGLVTQGGKVIWGKYAQVTNNPENDGCINAVLLV; this is translated from the exons atg cCCCAGAACGAGCACATTGAGTTGCACCGCAAGCGGCATGGCTACCGCCTGGACCACCacgagaggaaaaggaagaaggagagccGTGAGGCCCATGAGCGCTCTCACAAAGCCAGAAAGTTGATCGGTTTGAAGGCCAAACTGTACCACAagcagagacatgcagaaaAGATCCAGATGAAGAAGAC CATCAAAATGCATGAACAGAGGAAGACCAAGCAGAAGAATGATGATAAGACCCCAGAGGGAGCAGTGCCAGCCTACCTTTTGGACAGAGAGGGACAGTCCCGTGCTAAAGTCCTGTCCAACATGatcaaacagaagaggaaagagaaggct GGCAAATGGGAGGTGCCCCTGCCAAAGGTGCGAGCccagggagagacagaagtCCTTAAAGTCATCAAGACcggaaagagacaaaagaaagccTGGAAGAGAATGGTCACAAAAGTTTGCTTTGTCGGTGATGGCTTCACTCGTAAACCTCCAAAATATGAGCGTTTCATCAGACCTATG GGTTTGCGTTTTAAGAAGGCTCATGTCACACATCCAGAGCTGAAGGCCACATTCTGTCTTCCCATCCTCGGTGTGAAGAAGAACCCTTCCTCACCACTCTACACCGCCCTGGGAGTCATCACAAAAGGAACGGTCGTTGAGGTCAATGTCAGCGAGCTGGGCCTGGTTACACAGGGAGGAAAGGTTATCTGGG GTAAATATGCTCAGGTTACAAACAACCCAGAAAATGATGGCTGCATTAATGCAGTTCTGCTGGTATAA